From the genome of Vibrio porteresiae DSM 19223, one region includes:
- a CDS encoding MJ1255/VC2487 family glycosyltransferase — MKIFYGVQGTGNGHIARAREMANALKNKGVQVDFLFSGREENKYFSMDAFGDYQTRSGLTFVSKNGKVDYRDTATKNNVFQLFRDIDQLDLSDYDLVVNDFEPISAWAARKQGKPSVSISHQNAFRYEVPLKGASWLDKVIMHKFAPAEHYIGLHWYHFDQPILPPIIHKTDCETRMGNFFLVYLPFENLDNTLSILQAIPEHHFICYHPDVTTDIEMANVEVKSLSHVNFQTHLRQCNGVIANGGFELPSEALSLGKKLLLKPLNGQFEQMSNVATLECLGLASMMERVDLTAIREWAFEQPAEKVIYPDVAKEIAHWLLQGEWNDSSELCHALWKDVSFPSYATFL, encoded by the coding sequence GTGAAAATATTTTATGGTGTTCAAGGTACTGGAAATGGACATATTGCTCGAGCAAGAGAAATGGCCAATGCACTAAAGAATAAGGGAGTTCAAGTTGACTTCCTTTTTTCTGGACGCGAGGAAAACAAATATTTTTCGATGGATGCGTTTGGCGACTACCAAACTCGATCCGGATTAACCTTCGTAAGTAAGAATGGCAAAGTAGACTATCGGGATACAGCGACCAAGAATAACGTCTTTCAATTGTTCAGAGATATTGATCAGCTTGATCTCAGTGATTACGACCTTGTTGTGAACGATTTTGAGCCAATATCTGCGTGGGCTGCTCGTAAACAAGGTAAGCCTTCAGTCAGTATCAGTCACCAAAATGCGTTTCGTTATGAGGTGCCGTTAAAAGGGGCTTCATGGTTAGATAAAGTAATTATGCACAAATTTGCTCCAGCTGAGCACTACATCGGCTTACATTGGTACCATTTTGATCAGCCTATTTTGCCTCCCATTATTCACAAAACAGATTGTGAAACACGAATGGGCAATTTTTTTCTTGTCTACCTACCTTTTGAAAATCTCGATAATACTTTGAGCATTTTGCAGGCCATTCCCGAGCATCATTTCATTTGTTACCACCCAGATGTCACCACAGATATAGAAATGGCTAACGTTGAGGTGAAATCACTCTCTCATGTGAACTTTCAAACGCATTTACGTCAGTGTAATGGAGTGATCGCTAACGGTGGATTTGAATTACCCTCAGAGGCTCTCTCTCTGGGTAAAAAGCTATTACTCAAACCACTGAATGGTCAATTTGAACAGATGAGTAATGTCGCAACCTTGGAGTGTTTAGGATTAGCCTCCATGATGGAACGGGTGGATTTGACTGCAATTCGCGAGTGGGCATTTGAACAGCCAGCTGAAAAAGTTATCTATCCTGACGTTGCTAAGGAGATAGCTCATTGGCTTTTACAAGGTGAATGGAATGACTCTAGCGAGCTTTGCCATGCGCTTTGGAAAGATGTTTCTTTCCCTAGTTATGCGACATTTTTATAA
- a CDS encoding AMP-dependent synthetase/ligase, producing the protein MAELDFHIVKKLRERISQAGTGTALKYYADAQWQDISWQAFGKEVDLVSLALLKLGIATQDKVGIFASNMPEWTIADLATLQVRAVTVPIYPTNTLEQTRFIVNNADMRVLFVAGEKQLSIATELFNQCETLELIVVMGTCDVQSALPYVMSWRSFIANANHDHSEELTKRINEANVDDLFTLIYTSGTTGQPKGVMLTHANLAAQMSSHDQRLNVTQADVSLCFLPLSHVFERAWSFYVLYKGATNCYLHDVKMVREALQQVRPTLMCAVPRFYEKIFAAVHEKVASASVMKKILFTWAVNMGAKRAQCRAESKSPSAILNLSYHWADKLVLKKLRDLLGGRLTLMPCGGAKLDPTIGRFFHSLGINVKVGYGMTETTATVSCWEDFTFDPNSIGQLMPGVEVRIGDENEILVKGPMVMKGYYKLERETEQAFDAEGYLKTGDAGYLDEHGHLFITDRIKELMKTSGGKYIAPQVIEGTIGKDHFIEQIAVIADTRKFVSALIVPCYDTLESYARQLNIKYHDRLELLKDSQIVEMFEKRINELQQELPSFEQVKRFKLLPKAFSMDDGELTPTLKLRRKIIHTKYEDEIEEMYRE; encoded by the coding sequence ATGGCAGAATTAGACTTTCATATTGTTAAAAAATTACGCGAACGTATTTCTCAAGCTGGTACTGGTACCGCTTTAAAATATTATGCTGATGCTCAATGGCAAGATATCTCTTGGCAGGCATTTGGCAAAGAGGTTGATCTTGTTTCTCTAGCTTTACTTAAACTTGGTATTGCTACTCAGGACAAAGTTGGCATCTTCGCGTCTAACATGCCTGAATGGACGATCGCTGATCTTGCCACCTTGCAAGTGCGCGCAGTTACTGTACCCATTTATCCAACCAATACTCTTGAGCAAACCCGTTTTATCGTGAATAACGCGGATATGCGTGTGCTGTTTGTTGCTGGAGAAAAGCAGTTGAGTATCGCTACTGAGTTATTTAATCAGTGTGAGACTTTAGAACTGATTGTGGTAATGGGAACGTGTGACGTGCAATCTGCCTTACCTTATGTGATGAGTTGGCGATCATTTATCGCTAACGCTAATCATGACCATTCTGAAGAACTGACCAAGCGAATTAACGAAGCTAACGTTGATGATCTGTTTACCCTAATTTATACATCTGGAACAACGGGACAGCCAAAAGGAGTCATGCTGACTCATGCCAATTTAGCAGCGCAAATGTCGAGTCATGATCAGCGATTGAATGTTACTCAGGCTGATGTGTCGCTATGCTTTTTACCCTTATCTCATGTTTTTGAACGGGCATGGAGTTTTTACGTGCTCTATAAAGGCGCAACAAACTGCTATTTACACGATGTAAAAATGGTTAGAGAAGCATTGCAGCAAGTTCGTCCAACCTTGATGTGTGCTGTGCCGCGCTTCTATGAAAAGATTTTTGCCGCAGTACATGAGAAAGTGGCTTCCGCCAGTGTCATGAAAAAAATACTGTTCACATGGGCTGTGAATATGGGAGCCAAGCGAGCGCAATGTCGAGCTGAAAGCAAATCTCCATCCGCTATTTTGAATCTGAGCTATCACTGGGCCGATAAACTGGTATTGAAGAAGTTACGTGATCTGCTTGGTGGACGTTTAACGCTCATGCCATGTGGTGGTGCTAAATTAGACCCGACTATTGGTCGTTTCTTTCATTCATTAGGAATCAACGTTAAAGTCGGTTACGGCATGACTGAGACGACGGCAACCGTTTCTTGCTGGGAAGACTTCACTTTTGATCCCAATTCGATTGGTCAACTGATGCCTGGTGTTGAGGTTCGTATCGGTGATGAGAATGAAATTCTCGTGAAAGGTCCGATGGTGATGAAAGGGTACTACAAGCTAGAGCGCGAAACTGAGCAAGCGTTCGATGCTGAAGGTTATTTAAAAACCGGTGATGCAGGCTATTTAGATGAACATGGGCATCTTTTTATTACCGATCGCATTAAGGAATTAATGAAAACCTCTGGCGGCAAATATATCGCTCCTCAGGTGATTGAAGGTACGATAGGGAAAGATCACTTTATCGAACAGATTGCTGTCATCGCGGATACTCGTAAATTTGTCTCCGCATTAATTGTTCCTTGCTACGACACGTTAGAAAGCTACGCTCGACAGTTAAACATTAAGTATCATGACCGCTTAGAGCTACTTAAAGATAGCCAAATTGTTGAGATGTTTGAAAAACGTATCAATGAGTTGCAGCAAGAACTACCAAGTTTTGAGCAAGTGAAGCGATTCAAGCTACTACCTAAAGCATTTTCGATGGACGACGGTGAGTTAACCCCAACGTTAAAATTGCGACGCAAAATCATCCATACTAAGTATGAAGATGAAATCGAAGAGATGTATCGGGAATAA
- the leuO gene encoding transcriptional regulator LeuO has translation MLDKVERKDAMSAIASYRMESTLRGVDLNLLTVFDAVMQEQNITRAAHNLGMSQPAVSNAVARLKVMFNDELFMRQGRGIQPTQRARQLFGPIRQALQLIRNELPSSVFSPETSTRLFKLAICSPCDIRFAPKIMQSIQDIAPSVKLHLDAEFDRMLAERMRYQEIDFVIDYARFDEQGFSSTEIFQDELVVVAAKTHPRIQGSVSRETLIREQHAKLSRIHGQRSFSEQAYRELDCHSSYEGTSLSNVLYVVGQSELVTIAPRWMVENAANKDQLQIISCPFDNVKIHGYLSWHESSEKDKGHIWLRDQLMMICGEVVATK, from the coding sequence ATGTTAGACAAAGTAGAAAGAAAAGATGCGATGAGTGCCATCGCCAGCTATCGAATGGAAAGTACTCTACGCGGCGTTGACTTAAACTTGCTCACCGTTTTTGACGCCGTTATGCAAGAACAAAATATTACTCGCGCTGCACACAATTTGGGAATGTCTCAGCCGGCAGTAAGTAATGCCGTTGCTCGTTTGAAAGTGATGTTTAATGACGAACTGTTTATGCGTCAAGGTCGCGGTATTCAACCGACACAACGCGCTCGTCAATTATTTGGTCCAATTCGTCAAGCGTTACAGTTAATTCGTAATGAATTGCCAAGTTCTGTATTTTCTCCAGAGACGTCAACTCGTTTATTCAAACTGGCTATTTGCAGCCCATGTGATATTCGTTTTGCACCGAAGATTATGCAGTCGATTCAAGATATCGCTCCAAGTGTAAAATTACATTTGGATGCAGAATTTGACCGTATGCTCGCTGAACGCATGCGTTATCAAGAGATCGACTTTGTTATCGATTATGCACGTTTTGATGAACAGGGTTTCTCAAGCACCGAAATTTTCCAAGATGAATTAGTGGTTGTAGCGGCAAAAACTCACCCACGTATTCAAGGCTCGGTTTCACGCGAAACATTGATACGCGAACAGCACGCTAAGTTGTCTAGAATCCATGGTCAACGTAGCTTCTCTGAACAGGCCTATCGTGAACTCGATTGCCATTCAAGCTATGAAGGAACCAGCTTAAGCAATGTACTTTATGTTGTTGGACAATCTGAATTAGTGACTATTGCTCCACGTTGGATGGTAGAAAACGCAGCGAATAAAGATCAACTACAGATCATTTCCTGCCCATTCGATAATGTGAAAATTCATGGCTACCTAAGCTGGCATGAATCGAGTGAAAAAGACAAAGGTCACATCTGGTTGCGCGACCAATTGATGATGATTTGTGGTGAAGTCGTCGCCACCAAATAA
- a CDS encoding phosphatase PAP2 family protein: MKAIQPIAKLDFAFSFYCLQHRYSHPLARISKAVSHTGDGHLYVIFACLAWGIDGVSGKGFVITGLLAFLFELPMYWVLKNSFQRRRPQELSPLLPAFITPSDRYSLPSGHTAAAFVMATLMSHWYPDVAGMAFVWAALIGSARIMLGVHFLSDVLIGALLGNGCATLSLILLESRL; the protein is encoded by the coding sequence ATGAAAGCGATTCAACCTATAGCCAAATTGGATTTTGCCTTCTCCTTTTATTGCTTACAGCATCGCTATAGTCATCCATTAGCGCGAATAAGCAAAGCAGTATCACATACGGGAGATGGGCATTTGTATGTGATTTTTGCTTGCCTAGCGTGGGGGATTGACGGTGTTAGCGGCAAAGGTTTTGTCATTACTGGATTGTTGGCCTTTTTATTCGAATTGCCCATGTACTGGGTATTAAAAAACAGCTTTCAGCGTCGTCGCCCACAAGAACTGTCACCTTTGTTACCCGCCTTTATTACCCCTTCTGATCGTTACAGTTTACCTTCTGGGCACACTGCTGCTGCTTTTGTTATGGCGACATTAATGAGTCATTGGTACCCCGATGTTGCTGGAATGGCGTTTGTGTGGGCTGCACTTATCGGCAGTGCCCGCATAATGCTTGGTGTTCACTTTTTAAGTGATGTTCTGATCGGTGCTTTACTTGGAAATGGTTGTGCTACGTTGTCGCTGATTCTGCTGGAGAGTCGTTTGTGA